The proteins below come from a single Thermoanaerobaculia bacterium genomic window:
- a CDS encoding protein kinase codes for HICTLYDVGSADGVEYLVMELLEGQTLADRVEKGPLPTDQVIRFGMEIADALDRAHRAGIVHRDLKPGNVMLTKSGVKLLDFGLAKTAAERREPDLSSLPTQMGASRPLTQKGTVMGTFQYMAPEQLEGKEADPRTDIFALGCVLYEMATGKKAFTGASQASLVSAILRDEPKPISELAPMAPPALDRLAKTCLAKDPEERWQSARDVMSELRWIGQAGSQAGAPAIVVSRRKNREKLAWGIAIAAVAGLLALTAMQLRRHEESASTVRFDVSPPPDVRFGYGLAISPDGSQLVFEGSAAGKQKLYVRRLSATDVKELPGTDGASFPFWSPDGSRLGFFVGGSLKRYDLATGSVQTLAPASNGRGGTWNRDGVILYAPDTGTALFRVSADGGKPVAETVLDPRGQEGSHRWPSFLPDGRHYFYLVRGSASGKPGIYVGELGSTKRRFVAEAASTIAYSPPGFLLYIRQKALVAQRFDAKTLETLAAPFPVVADVEALGDTQPTGYARFSVSGNGVLAVRSGVSSVSQLAWLDREGKKLSAVGSAGEQDELALSPDQRFVVFERNDPALGTNDLWRLDLERGIESRLTYDPGSESTAVWLPDGRSVIYSSGSVVGLQKEIDQVNSAGTGDKHVLLQSNGSSVYPDAVSPDGKFLLYEQQTQKGSLDLFLLPLSGGGKPVTYLATPFDEAHGQFSPDGRFISYTSSESGREEIYVRLFPGGDEKWQVSTSGGDQSTWKADGTELYYLSPQQDIMAVPVEKKGTGLSFGTPAKLFPVRVPAWGVTLSRTGFQVSRDGTRFLVNQVTGGTDRSPITVALNWTADTKK; via the coding sequence CCAGGTGATCCGCTTCGGCATGGAAATCGCCGACGCGCTCGACCGCGCGCACCGCGCCGGCATCGTCCACCGGGACCTCAAGCCCGGCAACGTCATGCTGACGAAGTCGGGCGTGAAGCTCCTCGACTTCGGCCTGGCCAAGACGGCGGCCGAGCGGCGCGAGCCGGACCTCTCGTCCCTCCCCACCCAGATGGGCGCGTCGCGGCCGCTCACCCAGAAGGGCACGGTGATGGGCACCTTCCAGTACATGGCGCCCGAGCAGCTCGAAGGGAAGGAAGCGGATCCTCGGACCGACATCTTCGCGCTCGGATGCGTGCTTTACGAAATGGCGACGGGCAAGAAGGCCTTCACGGGCGCGAGCCAGGCCTCGCTCGTCTCTGCGATCCTGCGCGACGAGCCGAAGCCGATCTCGGAGCTCGCGCCGATGGCGCCGCCGGCTCTCGACCGCCTCGCGAAGACCTGTCTCGCCAAGGACCCCGAGGAGCGGTGGCAGTCCGCGCGCGACGTCATGTCGGAGCTTCGCTGGATCGGCCAGGCGGGATCGCAGGCCGGCGCGCCCGCCATCGTCGTTTCGCGGAGGAAGAACCGAGAGAAGCTCGCGTGGGGGATCGCGATCGCGGCGGTCGCGGGTCTCCTGGCCCTCACCGCCATGCAGCTTCGCCGGCACGAAGAGTCCGCCTCGACGGTCCGCTTCGACGTTTCCCCACCGCCCGACGTTCGATTCGGGTACGGCCTCGCGATCTCGCCGGACGGGAGCCAGCTCGTCTTCGAAGGGTCGGCCGCGGGCAAGCAGAAGCTCTACGTGCGCCGCCTCTCGGCGACCGACGTCAAGGAGCTCCCGGGAACCGACGGAGCCTCGTTTCCGTTCTGGTCGCCCGACGGATCTCGTCTCGGATTCTTCGTCGGGGGTTCGCTCAAGAGATACGACCTGGCGACGGGATCCGTCCAAACCCTGGCCCCGGCGTCGAACGGTCGCGGAGGAACGTGGAACCGGGACGGCGTGATCCTGTACGCGCCCGACACCGGGACCGCCCTCTTTCGCGTTTCCGCCGACGGCGGCAAGCCCGTCGCCGAAACGGTTCTCGATCCCCGCGGCCAGGAGGGAAGCCACCGCTGGCCCTCGTTTCTCCCCGACGGGCGCCACTACTTCTACCTCGTGCGGGGTTCGGCCTCGGGGAAGCCGGGAATCTACGTGGGAGAGCTCGGGTCGACGAAGAGGCGCTTCGTCGCCGAGGCGGCGTCGACGATCGCGTATTCCCCTCCGGGATTCCTGCTCTACATCCGCCAGAAAGCTCTCGTCGCCCAGAGGTTCGATGCGAAGACGCTCGAGACGCTCGCCGCGCCATTTCCGGTCGTCGCCGACGTGGAAGCGCTCGGCGACACGCAGCCGACGGGATACGCGCGATTCTCCGTTTCCGGCAACGGCGTTCTGGCGGTCCGGAGCGGGGTATCGAGCGTTTCGCAGCTCGCCTGGCTCGACAGGGAGGGCAAGAAGCTTTCCGCGGTGGGATCGGCCGGAGAACAGGACGAGCTCGCGCTCTCGCCCGACCAGAGATTCGTCGTTTTCGAGAGAAACGATCCCGCATTGGGGACCAACGACCTCTGGCGGCTCGACCTCGAACGCGGAATCGAGAGCCGGCTCACCTACGATCCCGGGAGCGAAAGCACCGCCGTCTGGCTTCCGGACGGCCGGAGCGTCATCTATTCGAGCGGCAGCGTCGTGGGCCTGCAGAAAGAGATCGACCAGGTCAACTCGGCGGGCACGGGAGACAAGCACGTTCTGCTCCAATCGAACGGGAGCTCCGTTTATCCCGACGCCGTCTCGCCCGACGGCAAGTTCCTGCTGTACGAGCAGCAGACCCAGAAGGGAAGCCTCGACCTGTTTCTCCTGCCGCTCTCGGGAGGAGGCAAGCCCGTGACCTACCTCGCGACACCGTTCGACGAGGCGCACGGGCAGTTCTCCCCCGACGGCCGATTCATCAGCTACACGTCGAGCGAATCGGGCCGCGAAGAGATCTACGTCCGTCTGTTCCCCGGGGGAGACGAGAAGTGGCAGGTCTCGACGTCCGGGGGCGACCAGTCGACGTGGAAGGCGGACGGGACCGAGCTCTACTACCTCTCACCTCAGCAGGACATCATGGCCGTTCCGGTCGAGAAGAAAGGAACGGGCCTCTCCTTCGGAACTCCGGCGAAGCTTTTCCCCGTGCGCGTTCCCGCCTGGGGCGTGACGCTCTCGCGCACGGGCTTCCAGGTCTCGCGCGACGGGACACGGTTTCTCGTCAACCAGGTGACCGGCGGCACGGACCGCTCCCCGATCACCGTGGCCCTGAACTGGACGGCGGATACCAAGAAATAA